Within bacterium, the genomic segment CGACCACCGCGACCGGCAAGCCGTAGCGAGTGGCGACGACGTAGACTTCGTCCTTGACCGGGCAGGCGTCCGCGTCCACGAAGATCGCGATCACGGCGCCGGGTCAGCGGTTGGCGAGCGAGTCCCGGATCTCGCGCAGCAGCTGAACGTCTTCCGGCGGCTCGGCGGGGGTGGGATCTTCCTCTTCTTTCGCTCTCATCGAGTTCACGGCACGAACGAGCATGAACACGGCGAAGGCAATGATCAGGAAGTCGATCGCTGTCTGGACGAAGGCGCCCCATTGGAGGGTCACGGCCTCGGCCTCGGCGGTCTTCTCCGAGAGGGTGATCGCCAGATCGCTGAAATCGACACCGCCCAGCAGCATGCCGACCGGCGGCATCAGGACACCGTCGACGAAGGAGGAGACGATCTTCCCGAACGCGCCGCCGATGATGATGCCGACGGCCATGTCCACGACATTGCCTCGGGCCGCGAAATCCTTGAACTCACTCACCATGCTCATCTGTAGTCTCCTCGCCCGCATTTGGGTCAAGGCGGCATCATACGCGTACTGTCGGTCTGCGGTCCATTCGCAATTCGTCGGGCTCGTAGGGGAACACCCTCGAACAGCGCCATTGATCTGGAGGCCGCTAGTTGTGCAAAGCGAACCGCTCCGGCCGCGCTCGAACCAGCTCTTCCGCGATGACTTCTCCCAACGCCCGGTAGAGCTCCGGTGAGAAGTGGCAGGCAAAGTGGCGATCGACTTCTTCCGGCGTGCGAGCGATCTCCCGGAAGCGCGGCACGGGTTCGATGCACAGCCCCCCTTCCGCCGCCGCCTCTGCGCACACACGCTCCATGAAGCGCCAGCCATGCTCTCCCTCCCCGCCAAGCGATCGGGGATGGGGCAGGTGGACCACGGCAAACAGGGCACCCTGCTCGCGGGTTTCGGCGGCCATCTGGCGGACGATCGCAAGACTGAGTTCGTTGATGCGTTGCTTGACGGCCTTCCGGTCCTCACGAGAGGCACGGAAGATCTCCACGAAGTTCCAGATCCGGGGAGGCCACCACCGGGCGTACTCTTCCGGGGAAGGCACGGGGACGTTCTCGACCTCGAGCCGTCCCTCCTCGAGCCGAAGCCGGGGCTTTCCATAGCCTCGGAAGCGGAGCAGATTTCGTTTCATGTCCGTGCTGTGGAAGCCGAAGACCACCGCATCGGGTCGATACGGGAAACCGTCGCGGCGCAAGCGCAGGAAAGCCTGATCCTGGCCGTAGCCCATGACGCCGAGGTTCAGGACTTCCGCGTCGATCAGGTTCTGCTCCAACGCAACGGGAAAGGTCTCGTCGTCGTCCGCACATTGACCGAACGTGAAGGAATCGCCGACGGCGACGATCCGGGCCGCGTCGCTGCGCTCCAGTGCGTACTCCTGGCGCCCTCGCATGTGCGCGGCGTTGGTGCTGATCCGCGCGTCCTGGTACTCGAAATCGTCGAGGTTGGCGGCCGGGACGTAGCCCAGGTCCGCATCGAGCTCGATGATCGCGCGTGGATTCATCCCCTTGCGTTCGCGCTGCCATCGCTCCTCCCACCAGGCATCGGTGGAGACATGGGCCGGCAATGGGATCAACTCGAGGCGGGCCGCGACCTCGACCATCAAGAGGCTGAACACGGTCGAGAGCAGGACCAGGCCGGAATTGCGCAGCATGGGGGCGATCCTAGCGATCCCGGGGGGCCGCCTCAGGCCCCTTCCCGAGGCGCTGAATCAGTGTGACAATGCCACCCAAGGGAGCCCCCATGGTACTCCATGACCGATTGCTCAGAGAGGTGCGCAAGGCACCGG encodes:
- the mscL gene encoding large-conductance mechanosensitive channel protein MscL, with the translated sequence MSMVSEFKDFAARGNVVDMAVGIIIGGAFGKIVSSFVDGVLMPPVGMLLGGVDFSDLAITLSEKTAEAEAVTLQWGAFVQTAIDFLIIAFAVFMLVRAVNSMRAKEEEDPTPAEPPEDVQLLREIRDSLANR